The following proteins come from a genomic window of Legionella cherrii:
- a CDS encoding SDR family oxidoreductase, translating to MRFKGKTVVVTGGSSGIGFAVAKRITDEGGRVIITGRNQTKLEAAVKTLGKKAHTLVSDASRISDIDALFSSIKKEVGLIDGLFANAGTVLFEPVEAVTEEHFDYLMNTNVKSVFFTLQKAIPHLAEGASIVVNSSVAGSTGRATASVYSATKAAVRSMARTFAASLLERKIRVNAVSPGPIDTPLWFVEGGLPADQVNKVLEDIKAANPMKRFGSAEEVAAAVAFLLASESSYITGSELFVDGGVTQL from the coding sequence ATGCGATTTAAGGGAAAGACGGTGGTGGTTACTGGTGGAAGCAGTGGTATTGGTTTTGCTGTTGCAAAACGAATTACTGATGAAGGTGGGCGCGTGATCATCACCGGCCGCAATCAAACGAAACTGGAAGCTGCTGTAAAAACCCTTGGAAAAAAAGCGCACACCCTTGTTTCTGATGCCAGTCGCATCAGTGATATTGACGCCTTGTTTTCTTCAATTAAAAAAGAGGTGGGTCTTATTGATGGACTCTTTGCCAATGCAGGCACGGTACTCTTTGAACCGGTAGAAGCAGTGACGGAAGAGCATTTCGATTATCTCATGAATACCAATGTTAAAAGCGTCTTTTTTACCCTGCAAAAAGCAATTCCACATTTGGCGGAGGGTGCATCCATTGTGGTGAATTCTTCTGTTGCTGGAAGTACAGGTCGCGCAACCGCCTCAGTGTACAGTGCGACTAAAGCGGCAGTACGCTCCATGGCACGTACTTTTGCAGCCAGTCTTTTGGAGCGAAAAATTCGGGTCAATGCCGTCAGCCCAGGACCAATTGATACACCACTGTGGTTCGTCGAAGGGGGGCTTCCCGCAGATCAGGTGAATAAGGTTTTAGAAGATATCAAGGCTGCCAATCCGATGAAACGCTTTGGATCTGCAGAAGAAGTTGCTGCGGCTGTTGCTTTCTTGCTTGCCTCGGAGTCTTCTTATATTACAGGAAGTGAGCTTTTCGTTGATGGGGGAGTGACTCAACTTTAG
- a CDS encoding amidohydrolase family protein, translating into MEKRPILIRNGLLLDRTNPWFMHQVDILIINDKINDIGPNIEKNDAEIIEAHDMIIMPGLVNAHIHVWQAGLHGVAGNWSLSDYFEKMLDTLGCEFTPEDMYLANLCGALEQLDAGVTCLLDWCNNINGLDYAESALKGLEDSGIRAVFTYGTPGIDAAKWWFNSSERHSHDAVEFLKKHHSQAEGRIQMGLALRGPDFTTNEVFVSDIQLARDLNVLASMHIGVGLAKLGVKKIHEAGLLDSRINFVHGNNLTLEEYQMIADHGASLSITPEVEMQMGHGFPATGKLLQAGGEPALGTDIPSNISGNLFAQLRFALQTQRALDNQTLLDSGSGVNGIGLSCDQALEWITINSAKALHLDKLIGKIAKDMKADLILINLKDINLWPVHNPLQSILFYAERHNVDTVIVDGKIAKRQGKLVYPGLNKLKEKLVESSTRIVRNAKLLGNN; encoded by the coding sequence ATGGAAAAAAGACCTATTTTGATTCGTAATGGTTTGCTACTAGACAGAACGAACCCTTGGTTCATGCATCAAGTAGACATTTTAATTATCAACGACAAGATTAATGATATAGGGCCAAACATCGAAAAAAATGATGCAGAAATTATAGAAGCTCATGACATGATTATCATGCCAGGGTTGGTGAATGCACACATTCATGTATGGCAAGCAGGATTACACGGAGTGGCCGGAAATTGGAGCTTATCCGATTATTTTGAAAAAATGCTCGATACTCTTGGTTGTGAATTTACACCAGAAGATATGTATCTTGCCAACTTGTGTGGTGCTTTGGAACAACTGGATGCTGGAGTAACTTGCCTACTTGATTGGTGTAATAACATTAATGGACTTGATTATGCAGAGAGTGCTCTGAAAGGCTTGGAGGATTCTGGCATTCGAGCTGTATTTACTTATGGCACGCCTGGAATCGATGCTGCAAAGTGGTGGTTTAACAGTTCTGAAAGGCATTCCCATGATGCGGTTGAGTTTTTAAAGAAACACCATTCTCAAGCTGAGGGGCGAATACAAATGGGACTTGCTTTGCGAGGACCAGATTTCACAACGAATGAAGTATTTGTTAGCGATATTCAATTAGCCCGAGACTTGAATGTTTTAGCGAGCATGCATATCGGTGTAGGCTTGGCAAAATTAGGCGTGAAAAAGATACATGAGGCGGGCTTGTTAGATAGCCGAATTAACTTTGTGCATGGTAATAATCTGACATTGGAAGAATATCAAATGATCGCTGATCATGGTGCATCACTTAGCATAACACCTGAAGTTGAAATGCAAATGGGACATGGTTTTCCAGCAACTGGGAAATTGTTGCAAGCTGGTGGAGAGCCGGCTTTGGGAACAGATATTCCATCAAATATTTCTGGAAATTTATTCGCACAACTACGCTTTGCCCTGCAAACACAGCGCGCGCTTGATAATCAGACCCTATTAGACTCAGGTTCTGGAGTCAACGGTATTGGTCTCTCTTGTGATCAAGCTTTAGAGTGGATCACGATTAATAGTGCAAAGGCTCTCCATTTGGATAAATTAATCGGTAAGATAGCTAAAGACATGAAGGCTGATTTGATACTTATTAATCTTAAAGATATAAATCTTTGGCCAGTGCACAATCCTCTTCAGTCAATTCTTTTTTATGCTGAGAGGCACAATGTTGATACAGTGATCGTTGATGGCAAGATTGCAAAGCGTCAAGGAAAATTAGTTTATCCTGGTCTAAACAAGCTGAAAGAAAAACTAGTTGAATCAAGTACCCGCATAGTCAGGAATGCCAAATTACTTGGGAATAATTGA
- a CDS encoding bleomycin resistance protein, producing the protein MNNARLTTALIPELYCSNIDLSLSFYTEILGFNIQYQRSEEQFAMLERQGARLMLEEIKQVGRIWLTAPLEVPFGRGINLQIKTTAVDQLYSHIQRYKINLFMPIEDRWYQAGDLKIGQRQFIILDPDGYMLRFAEDLGDKI; encoded by the coding sequence ATGAATAACGCACGATTGACTACAGCACTTATACCTGAGTTATATTGTTCTAATATAGACCTTAGCTTGTCTTTTTATACCGAAATATTAGGATTTAATATTCAATATCAACGTAGCGAAGAACAATTTGCGATGCTCGAGCGTCAAGGAGCGCGTTTGATGTTGGAGGAAATAAAGCAAGTGGGGCGAATATGGTTAACTGCCCCACTCGAGGTCCCTTTTGGTCGGGGGATAAATTTACAAATAAAAACGACTGCGGTCGATCAATTATACAGCCACATTCAACGCTATAAAATCAACCTCTTTATGCCTATCGAAGACCGATGGTATCAAGCGGGTGATCTTAAAATCGGCCAACGCCAATTCATTATTTTAGATCCCGATGGTTATATGTTGCGCTTTGCTGAAGATTTAGGGGATAAAATATGA
- a CDS encoding RidA family protein, whose protein sequence is MDKKVIQVPELLSYDKYGFTQCVQFNDLIFVTGQAGEDRDGRLVGKDIESQTRQLFKNIEFALHAANSDLSQILAMTSYVVDIEKNGLAYFTTRKECMPVSSYTSTSVGVAALANPGLLVEVTCIAAVHNHKT, encoded by the coding sequence ATGGACAAAAAGGTGATTCAGGTACCTGAACTTCTTTCTTATGATAAGTATGGTTTTACACAATGTGTTCAATTCAATGATTTAATTTTTGTGACAGGACAAGCGGGAGAAGATAGGGACGGAAGATTGGTGGGTAAGGATATAGAGTCTCAAACCCGGCAATTATTCAAAAACATAGAATTTGCTTTACATGCTGCGAACTCCGATTTATCACAGATTCTGGCCATGACCTCCTATGTAGTTGATATAGAAAAAAATGGTTTAGCTTATTTTACTACCAGAAAAGAATGCATGCCCGTTTCTTCTTACACGAGCACATCAGTTGGAGTAGCGGCATTGGCTAATCCCGGACTTTTGGTTGAAGTCACCTGCATTGCAGCTGTGCATAACCATAAGACCTAG
- a CDS encoding NAD-dependent epimerase/dehydratase family protein: MKVFVTGGTGFVGGHSIKRLLADGHSVVAPARLEVACKRLRALGASSTVLEYADPAALKQAMAGCDAAVHIAAHLKMWGSWEDFEVNNVTLTDQVLNAAKACSIKRFVHVSAASVVMQEAKPIAHADESWPLTELRHLPYSTTKAISESHVLAAHSDGFSTVALRPPLIWGPGDTVDGDLGDRVRKRQFAWINRGEYPYATCHVQNLCHAIALALRSEVSGAFFLTDDEEITFREFLTQRLHASGLEAPRMSVPAPVAWWMGRGIEKLWATGWLPGDPPLTRELVRLIGYPFSLDISRAKTVLRYEPEITIREGMSRV, encoded by the coding sequence ATGAAAGTCTTTGTCACAGGCGGCACTGGGTTTGTGGGTGGGCATAGCATCAAGCGGTTACTGGCAGATGGGCATTCGGTGGTCGCGCCCGCTAGGCTTGAGGTGGCCTGTAAACGGCTGCGCGCACTTGGAGCATCGTCGACTGTCCTCGAATATGCAGATCCGGCCGCACTTAAGCAAGCAATGGCTGGGTGTGATGCTGCCGTTCATATTGCTGCGCACCTGAAGATGTGGGGGTCGTGGGAGGACTTCGAAGTCAACAACGTGACCTTGACGGATCAAGTGCTTAATGCAGCGAAAGCATGCAGCATCAAGCGCTTTGTACACGTTAGTGCCGCTTCCGTGGTTATGCAGGAGGCGAAGCCGATTGCCCATGCCGATGAGTCTTGGCCATTGACCGAGTTGCGCCATCTGCCTTACTCAACAACTAAGGCAATCTCCGAGTCGCATGTTTTAGCCGCACATTCCGATGGTTTCAGTACGGTGGCTTTGCGTCCGCCTCTCATTTGGGGGCCCGGCGATACGGTCGATGGTGACTTGGGCGACCGAGTCCGTAAACGACAGTTTGCGTGGATCAATCGAGGGGAGTACCCCTATGCCACCTGTCATGTTCAAAACCTGTGCCACGCTATAGCGCTCGCATTGCGCTCCGAGGTGAGCGGAGCGTTCTTCTTGACAGATGACGAAGAAATCACATTCCGCGAATTCCTAACGCAACGCCTGCATGCGAGTGGGCTGGAGGCACCACGGATGTCGGTACCTGCTCCGGTTGCCTGGTGGATGGGTAGAGGAATAGAAAAGCTTTGGGCTACCGGTTGGTTGCCTGGAGATCCGCCGCTGACGCGAGAGTTGGTCCGGCTGATTGGCTACCCATTTTCGCTGGACATAAGTCGCGCTAAGACAGTACTGCGTTACGAGCCGGAAATCACCATCCGCGAGGGAATGTCTAGAGTTTGA
- a CDS encoding SET domain-containing protein-lysine N-methyltransferase, with translation MKSKDENISLKRKASAIEQVQLDGPRSLEVDGIMEIGKEEFYQQKAPKRQKEITDNSSNELLPPTIMEELLKLMFSQPEVLTPQPLNPNLYSSIFSPLNEPQQKEVMTQTVEGNNEGVQILTIDDEDKGREKELVTDDNRFSTTTPAQSHRPIFYLDDINSIQELENSIHLSVNGSQVNFQYKSGKKDQPDLVYIAPLNLISSQQIHYGVYARRFIKKGTVLFEYTGEKVSDEENQDEKKDRDYFMFLKNRNKILDAKYQGNVSRFINASTIQENVEFIEKKKRMLVVAARDIYEDEQLLVDYGKDYYFCFKPLFLHPSDNFRCAQEIFEEYQDNYHPVPYNFANCTYDLSPLGITKEDTAFLPKPVYEMLQNRNIRKYDSISHLPLPILKVKDGQFMPLWQQERITLLLMAAFLGNVTVLKKLLQNPKMDTTIQQAMSGRTALHLACLGTSLDRTPRDIKNRLAAIDLLLEKPGLDFKDRNHRTPIFTLIDNGSPNYLKHLLQKIKPSVTNFQRHKKNQLDPFFYALKKNKKDHASVIIDYMDSIGKLSKYAEHIKEFVRKALIFNNGRCDLKLIAACNEVLEKKGIPGIVVKMPNLFKPLVSIPNDQNMICRGNSQSNLPL, from the coding sequence ATGAAATCTAAAGATGAAAATATTTCTCTCAAAAGAAAAGCAAGCGCAATAGAACAAGTCCAATTAGATGGGCCGAGAAGCCTAGAGGTAGATGGGATAATGGAAATAGGGAAAGAAGAATTCTATCAGCAAAAAGCGCCTAAAAGGCAAAAAGAGATCACTGATAACAGCTCTAATGAATTGCTACCCCCTACAATCATGGAAGAGCTACTGAAATTGATGTTTTCTCAACCGGAAGTTTTAACACCCCAACCACTGAATCCTAATTTATATTCATCCATATTTTCCCCACTTAATGAGCCACAACAAAAAGAGGTTATGACTCAAACAGTGGAGGGGAATAATGAAGGGGTACAGATCCTTACTATTGATGATGAAGACAAGGGAAGAGAGAAAGAGTTGGTGACAGACGACAACCGTTTTTCTACAACTACTCCTGCACAAAGTCACAGACCAATATTCTATCTTGATGATATTAATTCCATTCAAGAGCTAGAGAATTCAATTCACTTATCAGTCAATGGTTCCCAGGTTAACTTTCAATACAAAAGTGGCAAAAAAGACCAACCCGATCTGGTTTACATTGCTCCTCTGAATCTCATTTCATCACAGCAAATTCACTATGGTGTTTACGCCAGGCGTTTCATCAAAAAGGGAACTGTTTTATTCGAGTACACTGGTGAAAAAGTTTCCGATGAGGAAAATCAGGATGAAAAGAAAGACAGAGATTATTTTATGTTTTTGAAAAACAGAAACAAAATACTTGATGCAAAATACCAGGGAAATGTTTCTCGTTTTATTAATGCTTCAACCATTCAGGAAAATGTCGAATTTATAGAAAAGAAAAAGAGAATGTTGGTCGTTGCCGCCAGAGATATTTATGAAGATGAGCAATTATTAGTTGATTATGGTAAAGATTATTATTTTTGCTTTAAACCTCTCTTTTTACACCCTTCGGATAATTTTAGATGTGCTCAGGAAATTTTTGAAGAGTATCAGGATAACTATCATCCTGTTCCTTACAATTTTGCAAACTGTACATATGATCTTAGCCCCTTAGGTATTACCAAAGAAGATACTGCTTTTCTACCTAAACCTGTTTACGAAATGCTACAAAATAGAAATATCAGAAAATATGATTCTATTTCTCATTTGCCGTTACCAATTTTAAAAGTAAAAGATGGGCAATTCATGCCGCTGTGGCAGCAGGAGCGTATCACTTTACTTTTGATGGCCGCTTTTCTGGGTAACGTAACTGTATTGAAGAAATTACTCCAGAATCCTAAAATGGATACAACGATTCAGCAAGCAATGTCGGGCCGTACCGCATTACATCTTGCTTGCTTGGGTACCTCCCTAGATAGAACACCTCGAGACATAAAAAATCGATTAGCTGCTATAGATCTGCTTTTAGAAAAACCGGGCTTAGATTTCAAAGATAGGAATCATAGAACGCCTATTTTTACATTGATTGATAATGGTTCCCCCAATTATTTAAAGCATCTACTGCAGAAAATTAAACCTTCTGTTACTAATTTCCAACGTCATAAAAAAAATCAGCTTGACCCATTTTTCTATGCATTAAAAAAGAATAAAAAAGATCATGCTTCAGTTATTATTGATTATATGGATAGCATTGGAAAATTATCTAAATATGCTGAGCACATAAAAGAGTTTGTGCGTAAAGCGCTAATATTTAATAATGGTCGCTGTGATCTCAAATTAATCGCAGCGTGTAATGAAGTGCTTGAAAAAAAAGGCATCCCTGGGATAGTTGTTAAAATGCCAAACCTTTTCAAACCTCTAGTATCAATACCTAATGACCAGAATATGATTTGTCGAGGAAATTCTCAATCTAATTTGCCGCTATAG